One stretch of Candidatus Micrarchaeia archaeon DNA includes these proteins:
- a CDS encoding tRNA (guanine(10)-N(2))-dimethyltransferase, which yields MKFETDKLFYNPQMRLCRSFGSLSVGAIGDKLRVLDGFAASGIRGLRYAKENANVTMVTLLDIWKIAPAIIEKNAKASKIRNFEAHNADFNEYVIKNESDFIEIDPFGSPVHFLNNAFYSFRKMKKGYISITATDVAVLCGENTKACMKKYGAKNLRNEFTHEVGARVLLKKIGDFASQFDFGIEVLYTLSDRHYIKTLIRITRSAEKASEIPRTLGYASYCYHCGYREIGKFPNRICKNCKKDMDYAGPLWLGELQDKKFLGKMKTLSKKRDYADKEEIGKMLGLMIGEAGMPAFYYSIHEICKREKLPYAPKTEDIIEGLEKKGYVVAKTHFYDRCIKTDAGIKELTKLMKQETK from the coding sequence ATGAAATTTGAAACGGATAAATTGTTCTACAACCCCCAAATGAGGCTGTGCAGGAGCTTCGGCTCGCTTTCAGTGGGTGCGATAGGGGATAAGCTGAGGGTGCTGGACGGGTTCGCAGCCTCAGGAATAAGAGGGTTAAGATATGCGAAGGAGAACGCTAATGTAACCATGGTTACATTGCTGGACATCTGGAAGATTGCGCCAGCGATTATCGAGAAGAACGCGAAAGCCAGCAAGATAAGGAATTTTGAGGCGCACAACGCGGATTTCAACGAATATGTAATAAAGAACGAATCCGATTTCATTGAAATAGACCCGTTCGGCTCCCCGGTCCATTTCCTGAACAACGCGTTTTACTCGTTCAGGAAGATGAAAAAGGGATATATTTCAATCACCGCTACAGATGTGGCTGTCTTGTGCGGGGAAAACACGAAAGCGTGCATGAAGAAATACGGGGCGAAAAACCTGAGGAACGAGTTCACGCACGAAGTCGGAGCGCGGGTCCTGCTCAAGAAAATAGGGGATTTCGCGTCCCAGTTCGATTTCGGGATTGAAGTGCTTTACACTCTTTCGGACAGGCATTACATAAAAACGCTGATTAGGATTACGCGCTCTGCGGAAAAGGCCTCAGAGATACCGCGCACGCTGGGATATGCTTCATACTGCTATCATTGCGGATACAGGGAAATCGGCAAATTCCCGAACCGAATATGCAAAAACTGCAAAAAAGACATGGATTACGCAGGGCCTTTGTGGCTCGGGGAGCTTCAGGACAAAAAGTTCCTTGGAAAAATGAAAACCCTGAGCAAGAAGCGGGATTACGCGGACAAGGAGGAAATAGGGAAAATGCTGGGGCTTATGATTGGAGAGGCAGGGATGCCTGCCTTCTATTACAGCATACATGAGATATGCAAAAGGGAAAAACTGCCCTATGCGCCGAAAACCGAGGATATAATCGAGGGGCTTGAGAAAAAAGGATACGTGGTTGCGAAAACGCATTTTTACGACCGGTGCATAAAGACTGATGCGGGAATAAAAGAATTGACGAAATTGATGAAGCAGGAGACGAAATAG